One Vanessa atalanta chromosome 20, ilVanAtal1.2, whole genome shotgun sequence genomic window carries:
- the LOC125071966 gene encoding uncharacterized protein LOC125071966 produces the protein MDTIPKDRILEFKQDALTVIRKQYNLDKPGQMKEAISILHDWVQQQEHFKKKDFTPYYYETSIITCKGSMERAKSQIDRICTMRTLLPQFFGDYNIKVDFESLNEVAYLFPLPKLTDDYYRVAISKLFDISTIKNSQVMDYYRRNIILAEYLKIHDYAAGMIFILDYSETNITDLVSKVNLVELKQALSIFIQGYGMRIKAIYIISASKFVNSLMAILKQVLSAKIAVRINILNNVEEIHDYIPNEILPKDYGGEERCLNDLQNEWLDVLSSEEHLKYIREMNNAGTDETFRRRDSFNEHYAGMPGTFRALSVD, from the exons atggaCACCATACCCAAAGACAGGATCCTAGAATTTAAGCAAGATGCTTTGACGGTAATCCGCAAACAGTACAATCTGGATAAACCCGGACAAATGAAGGAGGCCATCAGTATCCTACATGACTGGGTACAACAACAAGAACATTTCAAAAAGAAGGATTTTA CACCATATTATTACGAAACCAGTATTATAACGTGTAAAGGATCCATGGAACGAGCAAAATCCCAGATCGATAGGATCTGCACGATGAGGACGTTATTACCGCAGTTCTTTGGAGATTACAACATTAAAGTCGATTTCGAATCCTTGAACGAAGTTGC CTACCTATTCCCGCTTCCGAAATTAACAGATGATTACTATAGGGTAGCTATAAGCAAGCTTTTTGATATTAGCACAATTAAAAATTCACAAGTCATGGACTACTATAGAAGGAATAttatt ctaGCCGAATATCTCAAGATACACGACTATGCGGCCGGAATGATTTTTATTCTAGATTATTCTGAAACAAATATTACGGATCTTGTGTCAAAAGTGAATCTTGTTGAATTGAAACAAGCCCTGTCGATTTTCatt CAAGGTTATGGAATGAGAATcaaagctatttatattataagtgcaTCAAAGTTCGTCAACAGTCTCATGGCGATTTTAAAACAAGTTCTTAGTGCAAAGATCGCGGTTAGAATAAATATTCTCAACAATGTCGAAGAAATCCATGATTACATTCCGAATGAAATATTACCGAAAGATTATGGTGGAGAAGAACGCTGTTTAAATGATTTACAAA ATGAATGGTTGGACGTTCTATCGTCAGAGGAACACTTGAAGTATATACGAGAAATGAATAACGCGGGTACAGACGAAACTTTCAGACGAAGAGACAGTTTCAATGAGCACTACGCCGGAATGCCTGGTACTTTTAGAGCGCTTAGTGTTGATTAG
- the LOC125072026 gene encoding uncharacterized protein LOC125072026 produces MDTIPKDRILEIEQDALTVIRKQYNLDKPGQMKEAISILHGWVQQQKHFKKKDFNPHYYEICIITCKGSIERAKSQIDKICTMRTLLPEFFGDYNVKVDFESLNEVVYLFPLPKLTDDYYRVIISKVFDISTIKKSTFMDYYRKNIILADYLKVHDYLAGCIVILDYSEINLMDLVSKLNPVEVKQVLSILIQGYGMRIKAIYIISTSKVVNSLVAILKQVLSAKVAERINVLKDVEEIHKYIPNKILPKDYGGEERCSKDLRNEWLDALSSEEHLKYMREMNAAGTDETFRRKDSFNEQYAGMPGTFRVLSVD; encoded by the exons ATGGACACCATACCCAAAGACAGGATCCTAGAAATTGAGCAAGATGCTTTGACGGTAATCCGCAAACAGTACAATCTGGATAAACCCGGACAAATGAAGGAGGCCATCAGTATCCTACATGGCTGGGTACAACAACAGAAACATTTCAAAAAGAAGGATTTTA ATCCACATTATTAcgaaatttgtattataacatGTAAAGGATCTATAGAACGAGCAAAATCCCAGATCGATAAAATTTGCACGATGAGGACGTTGTTACCGGAGTTCTTTGGAGATTATAATGTTAAAGTCGACTTCGAATCCTTAAACGAAGTTGT cTACCTATTCCCGCTTCCGAAATTAACAGATGATTACTATAGGGTCATTATAAGTAAGGTTTTTGACATCAGCACAATTAAAAAGTCAACATTCATGGACTACTATAGGAAGAATAttatt CTAGCTGACTACCTCAAAGTACACGACTATTTGGCCGGATGTATTGTGATATTAgattattctgaaataaatCTTATGGATCTTGTGTCAAAACTTAATCCCGTTGAAGTGAAACAAGTGCtgtcaattttaatt CAAGGTTACGGAATGAGAATcaaagctatttatattataagtacatcAAAGGTCGTCAACAGTCTCGTGGCGATTCTTAAACAAGTCCTCAGTGCTAAGGTCGCGGAAAGAATAAATGTTCTCAAGGATGTCGAAGAAATCCATAAATATATTCCGAATAAAATATTGCCTAAAGATTATGGTGGGGAAGAACGCTGCTCAAAAGATTTACGAA aTGAATGGTTGGACGCTCTATCATCAGAGGAACACTTGAAGTATATGCGAGAAATGAATGCCGCGGGTACAGACGAAACTTTCAGACGAAAAGACAGTTTCAATGAGCAGTACGCCGGAATGCCTGGTACTTTTAGAGTGCTAAGTGTTGATTAG